A portion of the Paenibacillus marchantiae genome contains these proteins:
- a CDS encoding sensor histidine kinase: MFSFFQIKIYRRKFIAYAIFTLFMGLILSVLTTLVLLQQWLENAQNQAADAFSRVESILQNDAERIESYLQRVYSNNGLVADVRYFLANSAEGYLTGRLQNSRYDQPLASFPEDVKAFLGSGQEDIIQVSLHTEERGNVVRFASNGATSFLFNLPNTDDIFRETIQRGFVIRKQLLDENQISRQLGEFRFLVSSDVLFKGVQNNQWIENGVVSAAGDVYLMDVGGRATQELFIKAASKERTKGFMQLGKLNRAFYVTHSSNAYDYQLISIVDMAVLIRQKTGMLLIVFLIFLAAMVSFLLLIGYNLREDAGFLQRIIYSIQRVKSANFTPISPTRYRKNEYGMIARELDDMTHQLNQHIRTEYLLKLKQKETEMKALQNQINPHFLYNTLEIIRSFALAGRAVDTAEAVATLGSLYRAIVKNEDIILLGSELALLEKYLKIMEFKYPDRFYYQINVDQGLLSLPTVKFWMQPLAENFFVHGFHSDHEFNLLVVNGIENNHSYVLEIVDNGNSISEDRLADIRRNLSFVGDSVSESIGLRNVYTRLHFFYGKGFTMQIENNVEAGVKVTLTIAKEA, from the coding sequence ATGTTTTCCTTCTTTCAAATCAAAATCTACCGCCGCAAATTTATTGCTTACGCGATTTTTACGTTATTCATGGGTCTGATTTTAAGCGTATTGACCACACTTGTTTTGCTGCAGCAGTGGTTAGAGAATGCTCAGAATCAAGCGGCAGATGCATTCTCCCGGGTTGAAAGCATTCTTCAAAACGATGCTGAGCGGATCGAATCCTATTTACAGCGAGTTTACTCCAATAACGGTCTGGTGGCAGACGTTCGTTATTTTCTCGCCAACAGCGCGGAAGGTTATCTGACGGGAAGACTCCAGAACAGCCGCTATGATCAGCCTCTCGCATCGTTTCCAGAGGATGTGAAAGCTTTTCTCGGCAGTGGGCAGGAAGATATTATCCAGGTGAGTCTGCATACCGAGGAACGAGGCAACGTAGTACGTTTCGCCAGTAACGGTGCGACGAGCTTTTTGTTTAATCTGCCTAACACGGATGATATATTTCGAGAGACAATCCAAAGAGGTTTCGTCATCCGTAAGCAGCTGCTGGACGAAAATCAAATCTCACGCCAGCTCGGTGAGTTTCGTTTTTTGGTCAGCAGCGATGTATTATTCAAAGGCGTGCAGAACAATCAATGGATCGAAAACGGAGTCGTCAGCGCGGCTGGAGATGTCTATCTCATGGACGTTGGAGGCAGAGCCACCCAGGAATTATTCATAAAGGCTGCTTCAAAAGAACGTACCAAGGGGTTTATGCAGTTAGGCAAGCTGAATCGCGCATTTTATGTGACCCATTCGTCCAATGCTTACGATTACCAATTGATTAGTATTGTAGACATGGCAGTGCTTATCCGACAAAAAACCGGTATGCTGCTTATCGTGTTCTTGATCTTCTTGGCAGCTATGGTCAGTTTTCTCCTTTTAATCGGATACAATCTTCGTGAAGACGCAGGTTTTCTGCAACGAATTATCTATTCCATCCAACGTGTAAAATCCGCCAATTTTACGCCAATCAGTCCGACCCGCTATCGAAAGAATGAGTACGGAATGATCGCGAGGGAACTCGACGATATGACGCATCAGCTCAACCAACATATTCGAACCGAGTACTTGCTAAAACTGAAACAGAAGGAAACAGAAATGAAAGCGCTTCAAAATCAAATTAACCCTCATTTTTTGTACAATACACTTGAAATTATCCGATCGTTTGCGCTGGCCGGCCGCGCAGTTGATACGGCTGAAGCGGTAGCTACACTGGGCTCGTTATATCGTGCAATCGTGAAGAACGAAGATATTATTCTGTTGGGCAGTGAGCTGGCTTTGCTTGAAAAATACTTAAAGATCATGGAATTTAAATATCCGGACAGATTCTATTATCAAATCAATGTGGACCAGGGACTACTGTCTCTGCCTACCGTTAAATTCTGGATGCAGCCGCTCGCCGAGAATTTTTTTGTTCACGGCTTCCATTCGGACCATGAATTTAATCTGCTTGTTGTGAATGGCATTGAAAATAACCACTCATACGTATTGGAGATTGTAGACAACGGGAACTCGATCTCGGAAGATCGATTGGCTGATATCCGCCGCAATCTGTCTTTTGTCGGGGACTCGGTATCGGAGAGCATTGGCCTGCGCAACGTGTATACACGGCTTCATTTTTTCTATGGGAAAGGCTTTACCATGCAAATTGAAAATAATGTGGAAGCTGGTGTCAAAGTTACCTTAACCATAGCGAAGGAGGCGTAA
- a CDS encoding copper amine oxidase N-terminal domain-containing protein, with amino-acid sequence MNMKKKLSIFTALAVFQAFAVGSVSAQSAPQDDTASVNTAKVESVEVLKQEQPIAEREVKTGSNNASTNTPSTKGKETGTLTGTEETPKTDIEKSAIDGEGATTNETSTKSVNQEGTAEDVETPATPAQIEQPSIDGNSAVAAGGNLTLYMNSNKMEQDGKTYLAGQPMTVKNGVSYVAIRALVDRVGYGVKYDNKTKETIIISGDNELRFKTNSTVYTVNGESRTMKGPAYQQKNTFMVPLTSITQALNITYKVNQSAKTVVLNLNTKPVASFVISQKEIFAGDKVDYVTSSSSPNGLDILDERWTGRQESFDQAGTYTISYQVQDSNGQWSDPYLMTIQVLSPNLPPVAMFTTDKEQYKMGEKITYIDQSTDDENSIEKTVWENNSLAFFEPGPKTVTLTVTDNHGATNTYSKVITITNETLYSFSDFNLLFTPVGQKFTFNGGEVTSMEKVPYTYRDEPSLLIRSNSPETVNTEGIVYKESSSGQTRFMIHHVNNTGKRVKMYVIATNNNPNPAVFEQQNMGFAGPTPYATVAGKLSIDKWFKSIQTRADQKKEVIQPGESKLILTELNKTPMKEGQVISLYSDAYSDYSLDYNVILVEENKDPFETLPMLPVLDRDGVHNRGTYPNATRIITYDQLVGVKPARLPLGDNASDPNLVGTDPMAYTDASNAGNFGVLYKITLNNVAPRTLISFNPRGGKYSGVALVNNQVVSIADGNVAVSNSSEQSVLYRTGAYGESVTILFSAAPGSNLPVNLLFTPLPSEK; translated from the coding sequence ATGAATATGAAGAAGAAATTGTCCATTTTTACCGCTTTAGCCGTTTTTCAAGCATTTGCAGTCGGTTCAGTGAGTGCGCAATCAGCACCGCAAGATGACACAGCATCAGTAAATACGGCCAAAGTAGAATCGGTTGAGGTATTGAAGCAGGAGCAGCCGATCGCTGAGCGTGAAGTAAAGACAGGGAGCAATAATGCATCCACCAATACGCCGTCCACTAAAGGAAAAGAAACCGGAACTTTGACAGGCACTGAGGAAACACCCAAAACAGATATCGAGAAATCCGCCATTGATGGCGAAGGGGCGACTACAAACGAAACGAGTACGAAATCTGTAAACCAAGAGGGAACCGCCGAGGATGTTGAAACGCCAGCTACGCCAGCTCAAATAGAGCAACCATCTATTGATGGAAATTCTGCCGTAGCAGCAGGCGGCAATCTGACGTTGTACATGAATAGCAACAAAATGGAGCAGGATGGCAAAACGTATCTTGCTGGCCAGCCCATGACTGTAAAAAACGGCGTATCCTATGTTGCGATCCGTGCACTGGTGGACCGTGTGGGATACGGGGTCAAATACGATAATAAAACCAAGGAAACGATCATCATCAGTGGTGATAATGAGCTCCGATTCAAAACCAACAGCACGGTCTATACCGTAAATGGAGAGTCCAGAACAATGAAAGGCCCTGCTTATCAGCAAAAAAATACGTTCATGGTGCCGTTAACTTCCATTACTCAAGCTTTGAACATCACCTATAAAGTGAATCAGTCGGCTAAAACGGTTGTGCTGAATCTCAATACTAAACCCGTTGCAAGCTTTGTGATTTCCCAAAAGGAAATTTTTGCGGGCGATAAAGTGGACTATGTAACTTCTTCCAGTTCTCCAAATGGTCTGGATATCCTAGACGAACGCTGGACAGGTCGTCAGGAATCATTTGATCAAGCGGGTACATATACGATTTCATATCAAGTACAGGATTCCAACGGTCAATGGAGCGATCCCTATTTGATGACGATTCAAGTACTGAGTCCTAATCTTCCTCCTGTAGCCATGTTCACTACAGACAAGGAACAATATAAAATGGGCGAAAAAATAACATACATCGACCAAAGTACAGATGATGAAAACAGTATTGAAAAAACGGTATGGGAAAACAATTCGCTGGCCTTCTTTGAACCCGGTCCAAAAACGGTAACACTCACCGTTACTGACAATCACGGCGCGACGAACACGTACTCCAAAGTTATAACCATAACTAATGAGACATTATATTCATTTTCCGATTTCAATTTACTCTTCACGCCGGTAGGACAGAAATTCACCTTCAACGGTGGCGAAGTGACTTCTATGGAAAAAGTACCTTATACGTACAGGGATGAGCCAAGTCTGCTGATCCGCAGCAACAGTCCGGAAACGGTTAATACGGAAGGCATCGTATATAAAGAATCATCTTCAGGGCAGACCCGTTTCATGATTCATCATGTTAACAATACAGGCAAAAGAGTAAAAATGTATGTTATTGCAACCAATAACAACCCCAATCCGGCCGTATTCGAACAACAAAATATGGGCTTTGCTGGGCCTACACCGTATGCTACCGTAGCTGGGAAACTATCGATTGATAAATGGTTCAAATCGATTCAGACCAGAGCCGATCAAAAGAAAGAGGTTATTCAACCTGGAGAAAGCAAACTGATTTTGACCGAGCTAAATAAAACTCCGATGAAAGAAGGACAAGTGATCTCACTCTATTCGGATGCTTATAGTGATTATTCCCTGGACTATAACGTTATCCTCGTCGAAGAAAATAAAGATCCGTTCGAGACTTTACCAATGCTACCTGTGCTTGATCGTGACGGTGTGCACAACCGTGGAACGTACCCGAATGCGACTCGTATCATTACGTATGATCAGCTAGTGGGAGTCAAACCTGCTCGTCTGCCACTGGGTGATAACGCAAGCGATCCCAATCTGGTTGGAACAGATCCAATGGCTTACACAGACGCATCCAACGCGGGTAATTTTGGCGTATTGTACAAAATCACGCTGAATAATGTGGCTCCGCGTACGTTAATCTCATTTAACCCTCGTGGAGGGAAATACTCAGGAGTGGCTCTAGTGAACAATCAGGTTGTATCCATTGCCGATGGTAACGTTGCTGTTAGCAATTCAAGTGAACAAAGCGTTCTTTACCGCACAGGGGCATATGGAGAGAGCGTAACGATTCTTTTCTCTGCCGCGCCAGGAAGCAACCTGCCGGTTAATCTACTCTTTACACCGCTCCCATCGGAGAAGTGA
- a CDS encoding response regulator transcription factor, producing the protein MYKLLIVDDEPLILEGIKRTLDWEMLGFRQIETSETYGDALTKAVEFWPDLAIFDVCIGKERGYNAIHKLNELGLPTTYIMMSGYGEFEYALEAIHCGVKDYLLKPVERAKLQALIERVIVENLNGTLEGRNPNCRDIDPILEVRYDSLSKLTNRILLMVKAEYDQNINLKVLASRFRMNGTYLGQMFLKETKMKFSEYLMVYRMLCARERIQATDEKISTIALSVGYANLNYFYTHFQAYFSKSPSDLRRKE; encoded by the coding sequence ATGTACAAACTTCTGATCGTTGATGACGAGCCACTAATCCTGGAGGGAATCAAGCGAACGCTGGACTGGGAAATGCTTGGCTTCAGACAGATCGAGACCAGCGAAACCTATGGGGATGCGCTAACAAAGGCTGTGGAGTTTTGGCCGGACCTCGCAATTTTTGACGTTTGCATCGGCAAGGAGCGTGGCTATAACGCCATTCACAAGCTTAATGAGCTAGGGCTCCCGACGACCTATATTATGATGAGCGGTTATGGTGAGTTCGAGTACGCCCTGGAGGCTATTCATTGTGGGGTTAAGGATTATCTACTCAAGCCCGTTGAGCGAGCAAAGCTTCAAGCTCTGATTGAACGAGTTATTGTCGAAAATTTGAACGGTACGCTGGAGGGAAGAAATCCGAACTGCCGTGACATAGACCCTATATTGGAAGTGCGCTACGACAGCTTATCCAAGCTAACCAACCGCATTCTGCTGATGGTTAAGGCTGAATACGATCAAAATATCAATCTCAAAGTGTTGGCCAGTCGTTTTCGGATGAACGGAACCTATCTTGGACAGATGTTTCTGAAGGAAACCAAGATGAAATTTTCGGAGTACCTTATGGTTTACCGAATGTTATGTGCACGAGAGCGTATTCAGGCTACAGACGAGAAGATATCGACAATTGCACTCTCCGTCGGTTACGCTAATCTAAACTATTTTTATACGCATTTCCAAGCCTACTTCAGCAAATCGCCTTCCGATCTGCGGAGAAAGGAGTAG
- a CDS encoding ABC transporter substrate-binding protein, translating to MIHSSIWNTLIKSVLITAMLTLPLSGCISISGQNEEFDRSINTVNLIYYTLGNPDQDLKMVNAKINEVLAQKIGITITYIKVGWQEYNDRINTLISTGTPFDIAFTTDYSSYVQRGAWLRLDSYLSSFGKDMYDTIDPVLWQGVRMEDGGIYGVPTNKELAVRMQWMYPETLVQKYDIDITKYNSLESLDPLFQMIKEKEPSYQLMEMDKDSQNFFAMYGYEYVLDKPLPLMVRSLDPDAHVINIFETKEARQVLDTLRSYYVKGYINEDAALRESQNLKREERVFWKSAGGGPLSENSWSKDRGYKVVAYPVTPPLITTESVRGGIMAINAKSAHPVESVKFLNLLNTDPEIRNLFNYGIEGVHYTLDKNGQVLLKSSGDSGNDPVSEVGYEGVQYTQGNWFILKTIGGKYPDPLDKWDQYRAANAEYVTSKLLGFTPNLTSMSIQVNLIKMVWEKYYPSLMTGSVDVDRVLPKFNEELKQAGLDEVRTEVQRQLDVWRVDQMHGIHSVRHKAH from the coding sequence ATGATACATTCATCTATCTGGAACACATTGATCAAGTCTGTCCTGATTACAGCGATGTTGACGCTGCCTTTGTCGGGGTGTATATCAATATCCGGGCAGAACGAGGAATTCGACAGAAGTATCAACACAGTGAATCTGATTTATTATACGCTTGGCAATCCTGACCAGGATCTGAAGATGGTAAACGCTAAAATCAATGAAGTGTTGGCCCAAAAAATCGGAATCACTATTACATATATTAAGGTTGGGTGGCAGGAGTACAATGACCGGATCAATACGCTAATTTCGACGGGAACTCCTTTTGATATTGCTTTTACCACAGATTACTCAAGCTATGTTCAGCGAGGAGCATGGCTGAGACTGGACAGCTACTTATCCAGCTTCGGCAAGGATATGTACGACACGATCGACCCCGTTCTATGGCAGGGCGTTCGCATGGAAGACGGCGGCATCTACGGTGTGCCTACGAATAAGGAGCTTGCCGTCCGCATGCAATGGATGTATCCGGAGACGCTTGTCCAAAAGTATGACATCGACATTACAAAATACAATTCCCTGGAGTCTTTGGATCCGCTGTTCCAAATGATCAAGGAAAAGGAACCCTCCTATCAGTTGATGGAGATGGACAAGGATTCCCAGAACTTCTTCGCCATGTACGGTTACGAATATGTGTTGGACAAACCGCTACCGCTCATGGTGCGTTCTCTGGATCCCGACGCGCATGTGATCAATATATTTGAGACCAAGGAAGCAAGGCAGGTGCTGGATACACTCCGCAGCTATTACGTCAAGGGTTACATCAATGAAGACGCGGCCCTGCGGGAGAGCCAAAATCTCAAACGCGAAGAACGGGTTTTCTGGAAATCTGCGGGAGGGGGACCACTTTCGGAAAACAGCTGGAGCAAGGATCGCGGCTATAAGGTTGTTGCTTATCCCGTGACCCCGCCACTAATCACGACGGAATCTGTTCGCGGCGGGATTATGGCAATAAACGCAAAGTCAGCGCACCCCGTTGAAAGCGTAAAGTTTTTGAATTTGCTCAACACGGACCCGGAGATCCGCAATCTGTTTAATTACGGTATTGAAGGTGTGCATTATACGTTGGACAAGAACGGGCAGGTGCTGCTGAAATCTTCCGGAGACAGCGGCAATGATCCGGTATCAGAAGTCGGCTATGAAGGTGTGCAATATACACAAGGAAACTGGTTCATTCTCAAAACGATCGGTGGAAAATATCCCGATCCGTTGGATAAGTGGGATCAGTACCGAGCAGCAAACGCGGAATACGTTACATCGAAGTTGCTCGGATTTACGCCGAATTTAACCAGTATGTCCATTCAGGTCAACCTCATAAAAATGGTTTGGGAAAAGTACTATCCAAGCCTGATGACCGGCAGTGTGGATGTGGACAGGGTACTGCCCAAATTTAACGAGGAGCTGAAGCAGGCAGGTCTGGACGAGGTGCGGACAGAAGTGCAGAGGCAACTTGACGTCTGGCGTGTTGATCAGATGCATGGCATTCACAGTGTTCGTCACAAAGCTCACTAA